Proteins encoded together in one Chloroflexota bacterium window:
- a CDS encoding serine hydrolase, which yields TDLAESTAIGSVGTCGWSGAACTQFFIDPKEELIALALSQVFGFGFKPGFALDQEFEKAIYQAIIV from the coding sequence CACCGATTTAGCTGAATCTACAGCCATTGGTTCAGTAGGCACTTGCGGCTGGAGCGGTGCCGCATGCACGCAGTTCTTTATTGACCCAAAGGAAGAATTAATCGCCCTTGCTCTCTCACAAGTATTTGGTTTCGGATTCAAGCCTGGTTTTGCTTTAGACCAAGAATTTGAGAAGGCCATATATCAGGCGATAATCGTCTGA
- a CDS encoding glycosyltransferase family 2 protein — MNWPKETIITKTAIGITLVGSMLFAWELFGLLVTHINSGAIWRAVEHGAFIAFVSFIIYSGLVYQFTRLGHFKRQLIHRRASQNELDAFAIDRIAPPAVFLIPSYKEEERVIRQALLSVALQEYPNRRIVLLIDDPPNPISPNDQASLAATRRLTMEVQQVLDCEANKYREAMIAYINRKSIGDVGDLLRERETVVQLYTQAAQWFRNAASRYEVTDHTDRLFVEKILLERSYRYLEIAKNIRNSSSHLSMDRLEREYKRLSSLFQVELAYFERKRYVNLSHEPNKAMNLNSYIELMGRSFRETNHADGVHLEPTPPSDEMLNIPDADYIITLDADSLLLPEYALRLIHILEQPQNVRIAVIQTPYSAVPNPASIVERIAGATTDIQCVIHQGFTHFDATYWVGANAVLRKVALADIRVMGSERGFPIAKYIQDRTVIEDTESSVDLIARGWKLYNYPERLSYSASPPDFGSLLIQRRRWANGGIIILPKLFRYLLSRPFKQSKVGEGIIRFHYLASLAAVNFGLLLMLVYPFESSMRSFLLPVVCLPYFYLYGRDMVIIGYRASDLARVYALNLMLLPVNLAGVLKSLQQAICRRKVPFGRTPKVRGRTGVPLLYLVVLYGLLVLALSSFLMDMLHARYAHATFCLINSAFFTYIVVRFIGLRSTVEDIMSSNFLRSIERKWATLLAQAASATVNRLRARHAES; from the coding sequence ATGAACTGGCCGAAAGAGACCATTATTACCAAGACGGCCATTGGTATAACCCTTGTTGGAAGCATGCTGTTCGCATGGGAACTTTTCGGTCTTCTGGTAACCCATATCAACTCAGGTGCCATTTGGCGTGCCGTGGAACACGGAGCATTCATCGCCTTCGTCAGCTTCATAATCTACAGCGGGTTGGTGTATCAATTTACTCGTTTGGGTCACTTCAAACGGCAGTTGATACATCGGCGCGCATCACAGAACGAACTAGATGCGTTCGCTATTGACAGGATAGCGCCACCGGCTGTCTTCTTGATTCCATCTTACAAAGAGGAAGAACGTGTGATTCGGCAAGCTCTCCTTTCGGTAGCCCTGCAAGAGTATCCTAATCGCCGTATTGTTCTCCTCATAGATGATCCTCCCAATCCAATCTCTCCCAACGATCAGGCAAGTCTAGCAGCCACGAGAAGGTTGACCATGGAAGTGCAGCAGGTACTCGACTGTGAAGCTAACAAGTACCGCGAGGCAATGATAGCCTATATCAATCGGAAATCGATAGGAGACGTAGGTGATCTCTTAAGGGAACGTGAAACCGTAGTCCAACTCTACACACAGGCAGCCCAGTGGTTTCGAAACGCTGCGTCACGATATGAGGTAACCGATCACACAGACAGGCTCTTTGTCGAGAAAATCCTTCTTGAGCGCAGCTACCGATACTTGGAAATTGCAAAGAATATCAGGAATTCTTCAAGCCACCTGAGTATGGACAGGCTTGAAAGGGAGTACAAGCGGTTGAGCAGTTTGTTCCAAGTGGAATTGGCCTACTTCGAACGCAAGCGCTACGTGAACCTCTCCCATGAACCTAACAAGGCGATGAACCTTAACAGCTACATCGAGCTAATGGGAAGGAGTTTCCGAGAGACGAACCACGCGGACGGAGTTCACCTTGAACCAACTCCACCTTCCGATGAAATGCTCAACATTCCTGACGCAGATTATATCATAACCCTGGATGCTGATAGCTTGTTGCTCCCTGAATATGCACTGAGGCTAATCCATATTTTGGAGCAACCACAAAACGTTAGAATCGCAGTCATTCAGACACCGTACAGTGCGGTGCCAAATCCTGCTAGTATTGTGGAACGCATCGCTGGAGCCACGACAGACATACAATGTGTGATCCACCAAGGATTTACTCACTTCGACGCGACCTACTGGGTTGGGGCAAACGCGGTTCTTCGTAAGGTAGCACTTGCGGATATACGCGTTATGGGGAGTGAACGTGGTTTCCCAATAGCAAAATACATACAGGACAGGACAGTCATAGAGGATACGGAGTCCTCCGTTGACCTCATAGCTCGGGGTTGGAAACTCTATAACTACCCTGAGCGGTTGTCCTATAGTGCGTCCCCTCCTGACTTCGGTTCGCTCTTGATACAGAGGCGCCGCTGGGCAAATGGAGGTATAATCATCTTACCCAAACTGTTTCGTTACCTCTTAAGTAGACCTTTCAAGCAGAGTAAGGTGGGCGAAGGTATAATACGCTTTCACTACCTGGCGTCTCTTGCAGCTGTCAACTTTGGGCTGTTACTAATGCTAGTGTACCCTTTTGAAAGTAGCATGCGTAGTTTCCTGCTGCCTGTAGTTTGCTTACCGTATTTCTACCTGTACGGGCGTGACATGGTCATTATTGGCTATCGTGCGAGCGATCTGGCCCGTGTGTACGCGCTGAATCTGATGTTGCTGCCGGTTAACCTAGCAGGCGTGTTAAAATCACTTCAACAAGCGATCTGTAGGCGCAAAGTTCCCTTTGGGCGAACACCCAAGGTGCGAGGGAGAACAGGTGTGCCTCTCCTGTACCTGGTTGTATTATACGGGCTTCTAGTCTTGGCTCTTTCGTCTTTCCTTATGGACATGCTACACGCACGCTACGCTCACGCAACATTTTGCTTGATAAACTCCGCATTTTTTACATACATAGTTGTCAGATTCATCGGGCTCCGAAGCACGGTCGAAGACATCATGTCCAGTAACTTCCTAAGGTCGATAGAGAGGAAGTGGGCGACTTTGCTGGCGCAAGCAGCGAGTGCTACCGTGAATCGGCTGAGAGCTCGACACGCTGAAAGTTAA
- a CDS encoding NAD(P)-dependent oxidoreductase: MKTLVTGGTGFVASNIVRTLAGQGEQVVSFDLVPPSDLLRAYIEPWAERVTFIQGDLLSQDELDAVLEQDIKRIVHAAVFTGLFPNIEAGRSRDIVAINVMGTTNVLEMARKLSIERFLYVSSGAVYGDDHPDRVLTEESAPRPHTLYAVTKYVSELLTRRYGELHGFPTVSVRLGSPYGPMERVTGHRANQSLFKDWTGNIVRGEPIEVGDRSVEQVFSYVLDIAGGICAVLNAPSLSYDVYNVSTGEQASLERIVAVLRDLHPGLQVLDKPEAGPPRGGRKLKAQRLMRDVGFRPRYDLRSGLEEYLDWRRANNFTE; this comes from the coding sequence ATGAAAACGCTGGTTACAGGGGGAACAGGTTTCGTCGCTAGTAATATCGTTCGGACGCTTGCGGGGCAGGGAGAGCAGGTAGTTTCCTTCGACCTCGTTCCGCCCAGCGATCTGCTCCGTGCGTATATTGAGCCTTGGGCCGAGAGAGTCACCTTCATTCAGGGTGACCTTCTCAGCCAAGACGAGCTAGACGCGGTCCTTGAGCAGGACATCAAGCGGATCGTGCATGCCGCGGTTTTCACCGGCCTCTTCCCCAATATCGAGGCTGGGAGGAGCAGGGACATCGTAGCTATCAACGTGATGGGCACCACCAATGTGCTCGAGATGGCACGCAAGCTGTCCATCGAGCGGTTCCTCTACGTCAGCTCTGGCGCGGTCTATGGAGACGACCATCCCGACAGGGTGCTGACGGAGGAGAGCGCCCCACGTCCGCACACGCTCTATGCAGTGACGAAATACGTAAGTGAGCTGCTGACGCGTCGCTACGGAGAATTGCACGGTTTCCCCACGGTGAGCGTCCGTTTGGGCAGTCCCTATGGACCCATGGAGCGAGTCACTGGCCACCGGGCCAACCAGTCCCTGTTCAAAGATTGGACAGGGAACATCGTCCGCGGGGAGCCAATCGAAGTGGGAGACAGGTCTGTGGAGCAGGTCTTCTCCTACGTCCTTGACATCGCTGGCGGCATCTGCGCAGTCCTGAACGCTCCATCTCTCTCCTACGATGTGTACAACGTCTCTACGGGAGAGCAGGCCTCACTCGAGCGAATCGTCGCGGTCCTCCGTGATCTGCACCCGGGGTTGCAGGTCCTCGACAAGCCGGAAGCAGGGCCGCCTCGAGGCGGCAGAAAATTGAAGGCGCAACGTCTGATGAGGGATGTGGGGTTTCGCCCGCGGTATGACCTGCGCTCGGGACTAGAGGAGTACCTGGACTGGCGGCGGGCCAACAACTTCACAGAGTAG